AACCAATTAAAGTACCAGACAGCTATATGCAGCTGTCAATGGCGATTGCAACGGATGACACAGCAAAAAATGTGGTGACAGTAACCAAACACAATCCAGGTGCCTTTTTTGGTACAGATTTAGATTTACAGTTACGTCGTCGTGGTATCGATACAATTATCTTATCTGGTCTGACAACTAGTAATGGGGTTTATGCAACAGCTTTAGATGCTTTTCAACATGGCTATCAGTTATATATCGTTGAAGACGCGACTTCTGACCGTGATTCAGACCTGCATCACCTCTTCTTCGACAAACTCTATCCAAAACTTGGCACAGTAGTCACACTTGCTCAAGTCTTCTCTATGATAGGTAGATGAGCCGGTGTCGGCAAATGATTTGAGGTAGAGACATCATCAGCTATCAAAGAGATAGGCCAATACTATAAAAATCGACCAGTTTATTGTACTAGTCGATTTTTGGTTGAGTCAGCTCATTTACTGTCTTACATTGGCACTGAAATGTAAGTGGCTATAACCCCATTTTTTTATTAATCTTTCGTGCAGCGTTATAACTGATGACAAAACTTTGTAAGATGAATAAAGCAGCAAGTAGTATAACATAAAGTAAAACGTTTGGATAAATAGATACCATTGACTCATTGCTTAATTGATACGGAAATAGGTCAGTTAAAGAGGATGCTAGTTGGTTAAAGATAAGGATACCCATGCAACTGCCTATTAGTATAGCTTCAATATATGTGATACAAACCTCTACTAATAAATCAAAATAAATAGCGTTTGATTTAAAACCAAGCAGTATTTTGAGTTCGCTCTCATCATGACGCAATCTTTTTAGTATGCTATATTTAGATTTAAAACTAAATAAGGTATAAATGAATAAAATTAAAGATAGAATGCCAGCTGAATAGGCTAGTATAGTAAAAAAAATAGTAGCAGGTGAAGTCCGATTAAGTTGTAGTTGTATATCGTCTGTCATGTCATGATCTGAAATCAAAAATTTGAGTTTATTGAAAAACTGCATCGATGAGAAACACAGGATATTAATAGCCTGTATGACACTTAGAATAAATATACTTTTAAAATCATTTCCCCGTTTAAAATTTCTCTTTATCAGATATAAATAATTAGTCATTTACTATCTTCCCATCCGCCAAAAAAATCGTCCTATATTGATACTTACATTTTATACCCGTGTTATGAGTTGTCATGATAATTGTTGTTCCCTTATGGTTTAATTCAGTCAAGATAGCCATAACATTCACTGCATTTTGGGGATCTAAATTGGCAGTGGGTTCATCTGCTAGAATAATAGATGGCTTGTCTACGATGGCTCTTGCAATCGCAACTCTCTGCTGTTCTCCACCAGATATGTTTGAGGGGTATTCAGCTAAATATTGCGCTATCTTTAATCTCTTTGCCCAATAATGTACAATTTTTTTCACATCTTTTTTATTTTCCGAAAATCCTAACCTGTATGAAATATTTTCAAAAACGGTTTTATCTGCTATCAATTTGTAGTCTTGAAATATAATACCGATTTTCTGTCTGGTATACTGTAAATTTTCAAAATCTAATAACTGTATATCTTGCCCATTAATTTT
The DNA window shown above is from Lactococcus paracarnosus and carries:
- a CDS encoding isochorismatase family protein — its product is MISLNLRKTAYLAIDMQDGILNNGGLAPYAADAVLLASDQLAETFKNTEVLITLVNVDATSFHYLHPARYTREQPIKVPDSYMQLSMAIATDDTAKNVVTVTKHNPGAFFGTDLDLQLRRRGIDTIILSGLTTSNGVYATALDAFQHGYQLYIVEDATSDRDSDLHHLFFDKLYPKLGTVVTLAQVFSMIGR
- a CDS encoding cell division ATP-binding protein FtsE, giving the protein MIQFENVTLKRKDVLVLRDISMQIQDGEFAYLVGNSGSGKSSIHQLIYGNFLGYEGTIKINGQDIQLLDFENLQYTRQKIGIIFQDYKLIADKTVFENISYRLGFSENKKDVKKIVHYWAKRLKIAQYLAEYPSNISGGEQQRVAIARAIVDKPSIILADEPTANLDPQNAVNVMAILTELNHKGTTIIMTTHNTGIKCKYQYRTIFLADGKIVND